TGGGCAGCTGGATCACGCAGCGGCTGGGCCTGCCGCTGGTGCGCCTGAACGTGCAGCAGCAACGCGTGGAGGCCGACTTCCGCTACGCGCTGGTGCAGCTGCGCGACCATGCCGAAGCGGTGGCGCTGGCCGCCGGCGAAGTGCGGGAGCGTCATCGCATGGCCCACGTGTTCGAGGCCGTGCGAACCAACTGGGACCTGCTCATCCGGACCACCAAGCGGCTCACCTGGTTCTCCGCCGGCTATGGCCAGCTCGCCAACGTCTTTCCCTTGCTGGCCGCCGCGCCGCGCTACTTCGCGGGCTCGCTGCAGCTGGGCGGCCTGATGCAGACGGCGCAGGCCTTCGGCCAGGTGCAGGGGTCGCTGAGCTGGTTCATCGATGCCTACGCCACGCTCGCCGATTGGCGCGCGACGGTGGAGCGCCTGTCGCGGTTCTCCGTCCACGCCGAGGCGGCGGGCGCAGCGCCGCCCTCCGACGGCATCGTGCGCCGCGAGGAGCCGGGCGCGGCCATCGAGCTCACGGCACTGCGCATCGACACGCCGGATGGGCGCCGGCGCATCGATGTCCCGGCGCGGCGATTGGCGCCCGGCGAGCATCTGCTGATCCGCGGTCCCTCGGGTCGCGGCAAGACCTCCCTGCTGCGCGCGATCGCCGGCGTGTGGCGCCGCGGCGACGGGCGCATCGCCTTGCCGCGGGGCGCCTGGCTGATGTTCGTGCCGCAGCGGCCCTATCTGCCGAGCGGCACGCTGGCCGAAGCGCTCGCGTGGCCGCAGCCCGGCGAGGACTTCGATGCCTTGGCGATGATTCAGGCCCTGGCCACGGTCGGCCTCGGCGACCGACGCCTCGACCTGAACGAGCGGCGCGAGTGGGGCAGCGTGCTGTCGCCCGGCGAGCAGCAGCGGCTGCAATTCGCGCGCGTGCTGCTGCACCGGCCCGACTGGGTGTTCCTGGACGAATCGACGTCCGCGCTGGACGAGCCCTCGCAGGTGCTGCTGTACCGGCGCCTGCGCGCCGCGCTGCCCTCGACGACCGTCGTCAGCATCGGGCACCGGGAGAGCCTGCAAGCGCTGCACGACGCGCAGTGGTCGTTGGGGGAGATGCCAGCGGTCGACAGCCCTGGAAGTCCGTATGCTTGCCCGGCCAGGACTGAAGACGGGTGCACGGCATGCCTACCCAGCGTATCGAAACCATCGTGATCGGCGCCGGGCAAGCCGGCCTGGCGATCAGCCATCACCTGAGCCGGCTGGGTGCCGAGCACCTCGTGCTAGAGCGCGGGCAGGTCGCCGAGCGTTGGCGCACCGAGCGCTGGGATTCGCTGTGCTTCCAGTCGCCGAACTGGAACATGAACCTCCCGGGCTGGAGTCGCACGACCGCCGACCCGCACGTCGATCCCGATGCGTTCTCGCCGCTGCGCGAGGTCACCGACTACATCGAGCGCTACGCGGCCGTCGTCCGTGCACCGCTGCGGACCGGCTGCACGGCACGGTCCATCGGACCAGGGCAGCGGCCCGGGCGGTTGCAGGTGCAAACCGACGACATCCTCTACGAGGCGCACAACGTCGTCGTCGCCACGGGCCCCTACCACGTGCCGCGTCCGTCGATCCCGCTGGGCAGTCCGGTGCTGGAGTTGAACTCGACCCAGTACCGCAACCCGGCGCAGCTGCCCCCCGGCGCCGTGCTGGTCGTCGGCGCGGGAAACTCGGGCGTGCAGATCGCCGAGGAGCTGTGCCGCGCCGCGCGCCGGGTGTTCCTGTCCGTGGGCTCGCACGAACGGATCCAGCGTCGCTACCGGGGGAAGGATTGCATCTGGTGGCTGATCGCGACCGGCTCCGCCGATGCGAGGCTTCACGAGTGGAAAGGCGCGCGCCTCTCGCGCTTGATGACGGGCGTGGACGGGGGGCACGACATCGATCTGCGCCGGCTGGCTGCCGAAGGGGTGGTGCTGCTCGGGCGCATGACAGGTGCCGACAACGGCAGGCTCGCCATCGCGGATGACCTGCGTTCCACCATTGCGCACGGCGACGACTCGCTGAAGGCGTTCAATCGTCGCTGCGACGACGTGGCTCGCGATCGGCAACTGGACCTCCCCCCGGCCGAACCTGCGGGGGATCCATGGCCCGATCCACCGCAGCTGCTCACGCCGATTCGCACCCTGGACCTCCCCCGCGAGGGAATCCACTCGGTGATCTGGGCCAACGGCGCGCTCACGGACTTCAGCTGGATCGATCTCCCGGTCTTCGGCCCATCCGGATCCCGGCGGACGCCCTTGCACGAGCGCGGCGTGACCTCCGAGCCGGGCCTGTACTTCCTGGGCCTGCCGTGGCTGCACAAGTGGAAGTCGGCCTTCCTGTTCGGGGCCGACGAGGACGCGGCCTACCTGGCGCAGCACATCGCCTCTCGCGCGAGCCACTGACGCGTTCTGCGCATCGCGTGCAAGCGGCGTCATGGCCCAGCCTTCGCCCGCAGCAACTCGATCAATTCATCGATCTTCCGCTCCGCGCGCAGATTGGTCTCGTAGTCGCGCGCCGCGGCAATGCGGTCGCGTGCCGCCTGCCGGTTCTGCGACATCATGATGATCGGCGCCTGGATCGCGGCCAGCATCGACAGCAGCAGGTTCAGGAACACGTAGGGATACGGGTCGAACGCCGATGCGCCGAGCACGTCGGTGTTCAGCAGCGCCCAGCCGACCAGCACGGCCATGAACAGGACGATGAAGGTCCAGGAGCCGCCGAACTCGGCGACGCGGTCGGCGAGGCGTTCACCGAGCGTGGGAACGAGGGTCTCGTCGGGCCGGTCGCGGCGCCGGTCGCCCAGTCGCACCAGCAGCCGCTCCAGCGTCTGCCGGTCGCGCCGGTTCAGGCTGCCCACGCCGGTGAGCATCAGGTGTTCGGCGAGGTAGCGGATGTCTTGTTCTTTCATGGGCAGCTCCTGGCAACAGTGGCCGCAGCATGGGCAGCCTCGATGACCGGGCTCTGACCGGCCCGGTTACGTCGGTAGCCTGGGTTGCCACCCGCGACAACGCATCGGCAACCGAACGGGAGGAGTCTGCATGCAGCGCTTGCCAATGAAGCGCAGGAGCCTCGCATGAAGACCTTCCGTTCCCTCGCCCTTTCGCATGAACACGGTGCGGGCAACCGCCTGGCCGGACGCATCGGCGCCCAAGTCGCCGCGGTGCTGCTGGCCGTGCTGGTCACGCCGTCGACGCTTCCCACGCGCGACACCCATCCCGACACCGCGGCCCTCGAGCGCGGCACGACACCCCGCGCACGCGGCTGACGGTGAGGACCAGGCCGATGAGACATCTCCTTCGTTCACCGCGGACCCATGCGATCGGCGTCGCCACGGTCGCCTCTGTGCTCGCCCTGGCCGGATGCACGCACCGGATGGTCAGCGCGGCCCCGGTCGCCGCCGCCGCCACGAGCGCACCTTCGCCCGCGCCCGCCGGGCTGCCGGACTTCGCCACCATCACCGAGCGGGCCGGACCTGCGGTCGTCAACGTGCGGGTCAGTGGCGTGCGCGAAGTGACCGCCGATGACGACGACGAGGGTTCCGCGCAGGCGCTGCTCGATCTGCTGCGCAGGCGCTTCGGCAGCGCGGTGCCGCCCATCCGGGTGCCGGTGCGCGGCGAGGGGTCCGGCTTCATCGTCTCGCACGACGGCATCGTGCTCACCAACGCGCACGTGGTGCAGGGTGCGAAGGAAGTCGTGGTTCGCCTGACCGACCGGCGCGAATTCAATGCACGCGTGCTGGGCAGCGATGCCAGGACCGATATCGCAGTGCTGAAGATCGACGCGCACCAGCTGCCCGTGCTGCCGCTGGGCGACGCCAGCCGCCTGCGCGCAGGCGACTGGGTGCTGGCCATCGGCTCGCCCTTCGGCTTCGAGAACACCGTCACCGCGGGCGTGGTGAGCGCGCTGGGCCGCTCGCTGCCCGACGACGGCGCGGTGCGCTTCATCCAGACCGACGTGGCGATCAATCCGGGCAACTCGGGCGGGCCGCTGTTCAATGCGCGCGGCGAAGTGGTGGGCATCAATTCGCAGATCTACAGCCGCTCCGGCGGCTACGAGGGCGTGTCCTTCGCGATTCCGATCGACGTCGCCAGGCGCGTCGAGCAGCAGATCGTCGCCACGGGCCATGCCTCGCACGCCCGCCTCGGCACGACGGTGCAGGACGTCGACGCACGGCTGGCCGCCTCGTTCAAGCTCGCCAAGCCGCAGGGCGCGCTGGTCGCCGAGGTGCAGCCGGGCAGCCCGGCCGCCGGCGCCGGCCTCGAAGCGGGCGACGTGGTGCTGCGCATCGACGGCGAGCCCATCGTCGCTTCGGGCGATCTGTCGGCCACCGTGGCCATGCACGCGCCGGGCGACAAGGTCGCGCTGGAGGTGTGGCGCGCCGGCGCACCGCGTGAGATCCGGGTCGCCCTCGGCGACGCCAAGGAGGGTGCCGCCGCGCCGCAGACTGCGGCCCATGCAGCGCCCGTCGCCGCCGGCTCTCTGGGCCTGGCACTGCGCCCGCTGGAGCCTGAGGAGCAGCGTCAGGCCGGCGCGCACGGCGGGCTGCTGATCGAGGACGTGAGCGGGCGCGCGGCGATGGCAGGCCTGCAGCCCGGCGACCTGCTGCTCGGCATCAACGGCAAGCCGGTGGAGTCGATGGGCGCACTGCGCGACGCGCTCGCCGGCGCAGGACACGCCATCGCGCTGCTCGTGCAGCGCGGACAGGAAAGGCTCTATGTCCCGCTCTGATGACAAGAGAGTTCCCCACTTGCACGGTTGCGTCGGTCATCTTCCATGGCACAGCGGGTAGCCCGACCGAAACGCCCCGATCCAACGATGCCTTCACTGCACTGGTCGTGCAGCACCTTCATCCAAGGAGTGATCCATGAAATTGTCGAAACCCCTGCTCGCCGTGCTGCTGGCGGCCGGCGCGGCGGCCGCTCATGCCGAAGGGCTCTATGCGGGCGCCAGCCTCGGCGCCCCCTTCTGGAACAGCACCGTCGACGGCGTCGACGGCAACGGCCGCGGCGTCG
The Piscinibacter sp. XHJ-5 DNA segment above includes these coding regions:
- a CDS encoding NAD(P)-binding domain-containing protein yields the protein MPTQRIETIVIGAGQAGLAISHHLSRLGAEHLVLERGQVAERWRTERWDSLCFQSPNWNMNLPGWSRTTADPHVDPDAFSPLREVTDYIERYAAVVRAPLRTGCTARSIGPGQRPGRLQVQTDDILYEAHNVVVATGPYHVPRPSIPLGSPVLELNSTQYRNPAQLPPGAVLVVGAGNSGVQIAEELCRAARRVFLSVGSHERIQRRYRGKDCIWWLIATGSADARLHEWKGARLSRLMTGVDGGHDIDLRRLAAEGVVLLGRMTGADNGRLAIADDLRSTIAHGDDSLKAFNRRCDDVARDRQLDLPPAEPAGDPWPDPPQLLTPIRTLDLPREGIHSVIWANGALTDFSWIDLPVFGPSGSRRTPLHERGVTSEPGLYFLGLPWLHKWKSAFLFGADEDAAYLAQHIASRASH
- a CDS encoding Do family serine endopeptidase, encoding MRHLLRSPRTHAIGVATVASVLALAGCTHRMVSAAPVAAAATSAPSPAPAGLPDFATITERAGPAVVNVRVSGVREVTADDDDEGSAQALLDLLRRRFGSAVPPIRVPVRGEGSGFIVSHDGIVLTNAHVVQGAKEVVVRLTDRREFNARVLGSDARTDIAVLKIDAHQLPVLPLGDASRLRAGDWVLAIGSPFGFENTVTAGVVSALGRSLPDDGAVRFIQTDVAINPGNSGGPLFNARGEVVGINSQIYSRSGGYEGVSFAIPIDVARRVEQQIVATGHASHARLGTTVQDVDARLAASFKLAKPQGALVAEVQPGSPAAGAGLEAGDVVLRIDGEPIVASGDLSATVAMHAPGDKVALEVWRAGAPREIRVALGDAKEGAAAPQTAAHAAPVAAGSLGLALRPLEPEEQRQAGAHGGLLIEDVSGRAAMAGLQPGDLLLGINGKPVESMGALRDALAGAGHAIALLVQRGQERLYVPL
- a CDS encoding ABC transporter ATP-binding protein/permease, which encodes MNPDRAGLREAWALAVPFWRDRGERSAWALLAAVVSLTLAGVGLNVQFSDWNNRFYDTLQNHDLAGFWRQLGVFALLAACFIVAAVYRQYLQQRLLMRWRTRLTQDLLRRWLQPGGPYRLAHEAAPALDNPDQRIAEDAGRFVGASLDLSLGLLNAGVTLVSFVGILWRLSGSLALPAGHGGITMPGYMVWVAIAYAGLGSWITQRLGLPLVRLNVQQQRVEADFRYALVQLRDHAEAVALAAGEVRERHRMAHVFEAVRTNWDLLIRTTKRLTWFSAGYGQLANVFPLLAAAPRYFAGSLQLGGLMQTAQAFGQVQGSLSWFIDAYATLADWRATVERLSRFSVHAEAAGAAPPSDGIVRREEPGAAIELTALRIDTPDGRRRIDVPARRLAPGEHLLIRGPSGRGKTSLLRAIAGVWRRGDGRIALPRGAWLMFVPQRPYLPSGTLAEALAWPQPGEDFDALAMIQALATVGLGDRRLDLNERREWGSVLSPGEQQRLQFARVLLHRPDWVFLDESTSALDEPSQVLLYRRLRAALPSTTVVSIGHRESLQALHDAQWSLGEMPAVDSPGSPYACPARTEDGCTACLPSVSKPS
- a CDS encoding DUF1003 domain-containing protein, with amino-acid sequence MKEQDIRYLAEHLMLTGVGSLNRRDRQTLERLLVRLGDRRRDRPDETLVPTLGERLADRVAEFGGSWTFIVLFMAVLVGWALLNTDVLGASAFDPYPYVFLNLLLSMLAAIQAPIIMMSQNRQAARDRIAAARDYETNLRAERKIDELIELLRAKAGP